Proteins co-encoded in one Parcubacteria group bacterium genomic window:
- a CDS encoding MFS transporter gives MAPKKHNKIRQFLLITNGLIFLAEAMLGPIYALFIADVGGSILNAGIAGGVFAVVAGTLTLVVGKASDWSGSRRVFVGIGYAIIGLGFALYTLVDSFATLLIVEAVIGAGQAVYAPPFSALYSQHLDFRHPARQWGVWEAMTYYTTAVGSVAGAVIASKYGFDALFVLMSGLAFASAITVLWKPQRANVLMA, from the coding sequence ATGGCACCAAAGAAGCACAACAAAATCCGCCAGTTTTTGCTCATCACCAATGGGCTGATTTTCCTTGCCGAAGCAATGCTTGGGCCCATTTACGCGCTGTTTATCGCTGATGTGGGCGGCTCTATTTTGAATGCGGGCATTGCCGGAGGGGTGTTCGCCGTGGTCGCGGGCACCCTTACCTTGGTTGTGGGGAAGGCGAGCGACTGGTCTGGTTCGCGCAGGGTGTTCGTGGGCATCGGGTACGCGATCATCGGACTTGGGTTTGCTTTGTACACGTTGGTTGATTCGTTCGCAACCCTGCTTATCGTTGAGGCGGTGATCGGAGCCGGGCAGGCAGTGTACGCGCCCCCGTTTTCCGCGTTGTATTCCCAGCACCTGGATTTCCGGCATCCGGCGCGCCAGTGGGGCGTGTGGGAGGCCATGACCTACTACACCACTGCAGTCGGGTCCGTGGCCGGCGCCGTGATTGCGTCAAAGTATGGCTTTGACGCGCTGTTTGTGTTGATGTCCGGCCTCGCGTTCGCGAGCGCCATCACCGTGCTCTGGAAGCCGCAGCGCGCGAACGTGCTTATGGCGTAG